The following coding sequences lie in one Phragmites australis chromosome 8, lpPhrAust1.1, whole genome shotgun sequence genomic window:
- the LOC133926018 gene encoding auxin-induced protein 6B-like, giving the protein MMVMGYFRSPKSASSPTKKGGKKAKNGGAAHEEAGLREALLEQPPAAAEGVVPKGYFAVYVGEESRRFVVPTGYLREPAFRDLMERAADEFGFEQAGGLRVPCAEEDFEDLVRRLQRKDGGGAAAGKGKKAIRL; this is encoded by the coding sequence ATGATGGTGATGGGCTACTTCCGGTCTCCCAAGTCCGCGTCGTCACCGACCAAGAAGGGCGGGAAGAAGGCGAAgaacggcggcgcggcgcacgAGGAGGCGGGGCTCAGGGAGGCGCTGCTGGAGCAGCcgcccgcggcggcggagggcgtCGTGCCCAAAGGGTACTTCGCGGTGTACGTCGGGGAGGAGTCCCGGCGGTTCGTCGTGCCCACGGGGTACCTCCGGGAGCCGGCGTTCCGGGACCTCATGGAGCGCGCCGCCGACGAGTTCGGCTTCGAGCAGGCCGGCGGCCTGCGCGTGCCCTGCGCCGAGGAGGACTTCGAGGACCTCGTGCGCCGTCTCCAGCGcaaggacggcggcggcgccgcggccgGCAAGGGGAAGAAGGCCATCAGGTTGTAG